The following are from one region of the Siniperca chuatsi isolate FFG_IHB_CAS linkage group LG21, ASM2008510v1, whole genome shotgun sequence genome:
- the LOC122869229 gene encoding phosphatidylcholine transfer protein: protein MTGSVVFDALCRVTGVVRGAVMSLQFTDEEFESAWRELDEPQLEGGWELFTETMGVKIYRLYDKETGLYEYKVFGVLATCTPELCADVYMDLTYRKDWDSYAKELYEKDFNGQTAIYWEVKYPFPLSNRDYVYVRGRRDLDVDGRKIWVILARSSPETPCAEKSGVLRVKDYKQSVALESDGACGTKVFMNYFDNPGGMIPTWLVNWAAKSGVPGFLTDMQKACSNYNSYCQKK from the exons ATGACCGGAAGCGTGGTGTTTGACGCTCTCTGCCGTGTGACAGGTGTTGTGAGAGGAGCCGTCATGTCGCTGCAGTTTACAGATGAGGAGTTTGAGAGCGCGTGGAGGGAGCTGGATGAGCCGCAGCTGGAGGGAGGATGGGAGCTCTTCACCGAGACGATGGGAGTCAAAATCTACCGGCTCTACGACAAG GAAACTGGACTTTATGAGTACAAAGTCTTTGGTGTGCTCGCCACCTGTACTCCAGAGCTGTGTGCAGATGTCTACATGGACTTGACATATCGGAAAGATTGGGATAGCTAtgcaaaag agcTCTATGAGAAGGACTTCAATGGGCAGACTGCAATCTACTGGGAAGTAAAATACCCATTTCCTCTGTCAAACAGAGAT TATGTGTATGTAAGGGGGCGGAGAGACCTGGATGTGGACGGCAGGAAGATTTGGGTGATCCTGGCCAGAAGTTCGCCGGAGACGCCGTGTGCAGAGAAGAGCGGCGTGCTGCGGGTCAAAGACTACAAGCAGAGCGTCGCCTTGGAGAGCGATGGAGCGTGTGGAACTAAAG ttttcatgAATTACTTCGACAACCCCGGTGGCATGATTCCTACCTGGCTGGTGAACTGGGCGGCTAAG AGTGGGGTTCCAGGTTTCTTAACAGACATGCAGAAGGCCTGCAGCAATTATAACAGCTACTGCCAGAAGAAATGA
- the tmem100a gene encoding transmembrane protein 100, protein MPEEASKEAMRTPATPEKANNNERPAAPVTSVNIPLVNEVQLTAATGGTELSCYRCTVPFGVVVLIAGIVVTAVAYSFNSHGSTISYFGLVLLSAGLVLLASSAVCWKVRLERKKERRRESQTALVANQRSIFT, encoded by the coding sequence ATGCCAGAAGAAGCTAGTAAGGAAGCAATGAGAACGCCAGCGACACCAGAGAAGGCCAATAACAACGAGCGTCCTGCAGCCCCCGTGACGTCGGTAAACATCCCCCTGGTCAATGAAGTCCAGCTGACCGCAGCCACCGGCGGGACGGAGCTGTCCTGCTATCGCTGCACCGTCCCGTTTGGCGTGGTGGTCCTGATCGCCGGCATCGTGGTCACCGCCGTGGCTTACAGCTTCAACTCACACGGATCCACCATCTCATACTTTGGCCTGGTGCTCCTCTCGGCCGGACTGGTGCTCTTAGCGTCCAGCGCCGTCTGCTGGAAGGTGAGactggagaggaagaaggagaggcGACGGGAGAGCCAAACCGCCCTGGTTGCAAACCAGaggagtatttttacttga